The Raphanus sativus cultivar WK10039 chromosome 2, ASM80110v3, whole genome shotgun sequence genome includes a region encoding these proteins:
- the LOC130508327 gene encoding uncharacterized protein LOC130508327, translating to MSSNYLTELKRRSEAEFLEFRQRIKESIRNKTQNGNDLLAPTSEEDSMPSKRQKLHEFGSFFGPSQPGIASRVLQESKPLLKDELLAAKALDSIQINKSTPSPTSVSEANELKRKAKQLKESRDYSFLFSDDAELPVSIKEPPSSLVPNSRASSRGSHSSRPRSSTKGQPQTKLGSKLRPQRPAAPARISVPMDHSKKLTQKPSSSSKPLTSDPKEQRKVSNETKRSSQVVPRKQALPPSKQREVSKPPLKQAHQLKKKLSEEDEEALRMIREMCKTDRFARRDLDDYDDRCMEATLEDIIKEEKRSEKLAKKEDAEQLRLIEEDEKRERLMRKEKRQKMNH from the exons ATGTCATCAAACTATCTTACAGAACTGAAGCGACGTTCTGAAGCAGAGTTTCTTGAATTTCGTCAACGTATTAAGGAATCCATCAGGAACAAGACTCAAAACGGAAACGATCTTCTTGCTCCAACCTCAGAAGAAGACTCAATGCCAAGCAAAAGACAAAAACTACACGA gTTTGGTAGCTTCTTTGGTCCTTCTCAGCCTGGTATTGCTTCAAGAGTATTACAAGAAAGCAAACCACTTTTAAAAGACGAGCTTCTTGCCGCTAAAGCGCTCGACTCGATCCAAATT AACAAGAGTACTCCTAGTCCAACGAGTGTCTCAGAAGCTAATGAG TTGAAAAGAAAAGCTAAGCAACTTAAAGAATCAAGAGACTACTCTTTCCTTTTCTCTGATGATGCCGAGCTTCCTGTTTCCATTAAGGAACCACCTTCTTCTCTTGTTCCCAACTCTAGAGCCAGTTCCAGAGGAAGCCATTCATCAAGACCACGTTCATCTACTAAAGGTCAACCACAAACAAAGCTTGGTTCCAAATTACGTCCTCAGAGGCCAGCAGCTCCTGCAAGAATATCTGTACCAATGGACCATAGCAAGAAGCTAACTCAGAAGCCAAGTTCCTCATCAAAGCCATTGACATCTGATCCCAAAGAACAGAGGAAAGTTTCCAACGAAACCAAACGATCTTCTCAAGTGGTTCCAAGAAAACAAGCATTGCCTCCTTCCAAACAACGGGAGGTTAGCAAACCACCATTGAAGCAAGCTCATcaactgaagaagaagctgtcagaagaagatgaagaggcgTTGAGAATGATTAGAGAGATGTGCAAGACTGATCGTTTTGCCAGGCGTGATTTAGATGATTATGATGACAGATGCATGGAAGCTACCTTAgaagatatcatcaaagaagAGAAACGAAG TGAGAAACTTGCGAAGAAAGAAGACGCGGAACAACTACGGTTGatagaagaagatgaaaagcGAGAAAGACTCATGAGAAAGGAGAAGAGACAGAAGATGAACCATTAA
- the LOC108841416 gene encoding transcription factor bHLH25, whose translation MNTFSTRWFSEQELEENSIIQQYQMNSIVGEIHEGQHTLPHTFSTLRTTINDPSYDDLMEVKPSKILKTTYISPKLPPPPPSFPLPPNSKTHLHHQPASRILSFENASPNAMDHEYAPAYLDSTINPKVEGGAPPSRMNEPINRKGTKRAQPLHRNQTNAQDHIIAERKRREKLTQRFVALSSLVPGLKKMDKASVLGDALKHIKYLQEKVGEFEEQKRERRLESVVLVKKSKLILDDNNQSSTSSCCEDGSSGLDLPEIEVRFSDKDVLIKILCEKQKGHVAKIMAEIEKFNFSVTNSSVLPFGPTLDITIIAKKESDFDMTLMDVVKSLRSALSKFL comes from the exons ATGAATACGTTCTCCACAAGATGGTTTTCTGAGCAg GAACTAGAAGAAAATAGCATCATTCAACAATATCAGATGAACTCAATAGTAGGAGAGATCCATGAAGGTCAACACACTCTTCCACACACTTTCTCAACTCTTAGGACCACAATCAATGATCCTTCTTACGATGATTTGATGGAAGTGAAACCATCCAAGATCCTGAAGACAACTTACATATCACCAAAAttgccaccaccaccaccatcttttcctcttcctcctaATTCAAAGactcatcttcatcatcagccTGCCTCAAGAATTCTTTCTTTCGAGAATGCCTCTCCAAATGCTATGGATCATGAGTACGCTCCCGCCTATCTAGACTCAACCATTAATCCCAAAGTTGAGGGTGGAGCGCCGCCAAGTCGGATGAATGAGCCGATTAATCGAAAAGGGACCAAGAGGGCTCAACCTTTGCACAGAAACCAAACTAATGCGCAAGATCACATAATCGCCGAAAGAAAACGTAGAGAGAAACTTACTCAACGATTTGTAGCTCTTTCTTCTCTAGTTCCTGGTCTGAAAAAG ATGGACAAGGCTTCTGTGTTGGGTGATGCACTAAAGCATATCAAGTATCTCCAAGAAAAAGTAGGAGAGTTTGAGgaacaaaagagagaaagaaggtTAGAATCAGTGGTTCTTGTGAAGAAGTCTAAGCTGATTTTGGATGATAATAATCAATCATCTACGTCTTCGTGTTGTGAAGATGGCTCCTCGGGCTTAGATCTTCCCGAAATCGAAGTAAGATTCTCGGATAAAGATGTCCTGATTAAGATCCTTTGCGAGAAGCAAAAGGGCCATGTTGCCAAGATTATGGCCGAgattgagaaatttaatttttcagtAACCAACTCAAGTGTTTTGCCCTTTGGACCAACACTTGATATCACCATTATAGCTAAG AAGGAGAGTGATTTCGACATGACACTCATGGATGTTGTAAAGAGCTTGAGGTCTGCTTTATCGAAGTTCTTGTGA
- the LOC108841414 gene encoding probable hexokinase-like 2 protein: MTRKVVVVAVTAATVAAAVLLGRWMRRKERRRKQTQRILRKFARECATPVSKLWTVADAMVSDMTAFLASPTSAESRGFLNMLVAFAGSLPSGDEKGVHYGANLRGKELLLLRGTLGGNEEPISDVHKQEISIPEDVLNGFSKELCDYISLELVKFLGMNPGEETEVVKNLGFTLTRYVEQISASSILTIQRKSLADGDDEKALKEFVNDMNESFDKHGLNIRMNMALVDDTIGVLAGGRYYHKDTVAAVTLGMGTNAAYIEQAQEVMRWKSTTPNEPQEIVISTEWGDFRSYHLPLTEFDAALDAESLNPGSRVFEKMVSGGYLGEIVRRVLLRMSEESALFGDTVPPKLKVPYILGSPDMAAMHQDISEDREIVNKKLKEVFGIMDSTLGAREVVVEVCDVVAERAARVAGAGIVGMIKKLGRLEKKMSIVIVEGGLYDHYRVFRNYLHSSVWEMLGDEFSDHVVIEHSHGGSGAGALFFAACGNVKI, translated from the exons ATGACCAGGaaagtggtggtggtggccgTCACTGCTGCAACGGTTGCAGCGGCTGTACTACTAGGCCGGTGGATGCGGAGGAAGGAGCGGCGGCGGAAACAGACGCAGCGCATTTTGAGGAAATTTGCTAGAGAATGCGCTACGCCGGTTTCGAAGCTGTGGACGGTGGCGGACGCCATGGTCTCTGACATGACCGCCTTTCTCGCATCACCCACCTCCGCCGAGAGTCGCGGTTTCCTCAACATGCTCGTTGCATTTGCAGGTTCTCTCCCTTCAGG TGATGAGAAGGGGGTACATTATGGAGCTAACTTGCGAGGCAAGGAACTTCTCTTGTTACGTGGGACTTTAGGAGGGAACGAAGAGCCTATTTCCGATGTACATAAGCAGGAGATTTCAATCCCTGAGGATGTTTTAAACGGTTTTTCCAAg GAGTTGTGCGATTATATATCCTTGGAGCTAGTTAAATTTCTTGGGATGAATCCTGGCGAAGAAACTGAAGTCGTTAAGAATCTAGGGTTTACGTTGACACGTTATGTCGAGCAGATTAGCGCGAGTTCAATCTTAACGATACAAAGAAAGAGTTTGGCAGATGGTGATGATGAGAAGGCTTTGAAGGAGTTTGTGAATGATATGAACGAATCATTTGATAAACACGGTCTGAATATTCGGATGAACATGGCGCTG GTGGATGACACAATAGGAGTATTGGCTGGAGGAAGATACTATCATAAAGACACTGTGGCTGCAGTCACTTTAGGTATGGGAACTAACGCTGCTTACATCGAACAAGCTCAAGAGGTTATGAGATGGAAATCCACTACACCAAACGAGCCACAAGAGATT GTCATTAGCACCGAGTGGGGAGATTTTAGATCTTATCATCTTCCTTTAACTGAATTTGATGCTGCTCTTGATGCGGAAAGCTTGAATCCAGGAAGCCGC GTATTTGAGAAGATGGTGTCTGGAGGATACTTAGGGGAGATAGTGAGAAGAGTGTTACTAAGAATGTCTGAAGAATCTGCTCTATTTGGAGATACAGTGCCTCCAAAACTCAAAGTTCCTTACATTTTAGG GTCCCCGGATATGGCTGCGATGCATCAAGATATATCTGAAGACCGAGAGATCGTAAACAAAAAGCTCAAGGAAGTTTTCGGG ATCATGGACTCAACTCTTGGGGCGAGAGAAGTGGTGGTTGAAGTGTGCGATGTAGTGGCAGAAAGAGCGGCTCGTGTGGCAGGAGCAGGAATAGTTGGAATGATAAAGAAGCTGGGAAGGTTAGAGAAGAAGATGAGCATCGTAATAGTTGAAGGGGGATTGTATGATCATTACAGGGTCTTTAGAAACTATCTTCATAGCAGTGTATGGGAAATGCTTGGCGACGAGTTTTCAGATCATGTCGTCATCGAACATTCTCACGGTGGATCTGGTGCCGGAGCTCTTTTCTTTGCCGCTTGCGGTAACGTTAAAATCTag
- the LOC108839593 gene encoding uncharacterized protein LOC108839593, with protein sequence MTLKCNTDGSWLKKTESGGAGWVLRDHQGALVWAGVRKLPVVRSVIEAEAEAIRWTIQTLAGFGYKKVTVETDSLVLTRMLNGEEEVWPVLESIMQDISRSLVVNADYEVVYFHMSDNKLTYRIAKETSTFTVLYL encoded by the coding sequence ATGACTCTGAAGTGCAATACTGATGGTTCGTGGTTAAAGAAAACAGAGAGTGGTGGAGCGGGTTGGGTTTTGAGAGACCATCAAGGGGCACTGGTGTGGGCGGGAGTAAGGAAACTACCAGTAGTGAGATCGGTGATAGAGGCAGAAGCAGAAGCCATTAGATGGACAATTCAAACATTGGCGGGCTTTGGTTACAAAAAGGTAACTGTTGAAACTGATTCCCTAGTCTTGACAAGAATGCTCAATGGTGAGGAAGAAGTCTGGCCGGTGCTTGAGTCCATTATGCAAGACATTTCGAGATCATTGGTAGTGAATGCCGATTATGAAGTGGTGTATTTTCACATGAGTGATAATAAGTTAACATATAGAATAGCGAAGGAGACTTCAACATTTACTGTCCTTTAtctctaa
- the LOC108840590 gene encoding cytochrome c oxidase subunit 6a, mitochondrial gives MATAIIRSALSRAAIRAAPRTSLAPKRRFSSSAGLDDAFEARKWESITYGGIFSCTLLAAYVLSKGHLHGDDPPAYPYMHTRNKEFPWGPDGLFEVKHNDGH, from the exons ATGGCGACGGCGATAATACGTTCAGCTCTATCCCGAGCAGCTATCCGCGCAGCTCCGAGGACATCCCTTGCTCCAAAGCGGAGATTTTCATCTTCTGCCGGCCTTGACGATGCTT TCGAAGCTAGAAAGTGGGAGAGCATAACATACGGGGGCATTTTTAGTTGCACTCTTCTTGCCGCCTATGTTTTGTCCAAGGGTCATCTTCACGGCGACGATCCTCCT GCGTATCCTTATATGCACACCCGTAACAAGGAGTTTCCTTGGG GTCCAGACGGTCTGTTTGAGGTGAAGCACAACGATGGGCACTGA